Part of the Mauremys mutica isolate MM-2020 ecotype Southern chromosome 1, ASM2049712v1, whole genome shotgun sequence genome is shown below.
TTTGTACCAGTTTCTTTTAGCTGAGATTGAAATTGACAAAAATCTGAGGCTCTCCATAAAAGACGAGGAGCTGGCTTCGCTGAGGAAGGCCAAAGAATTTGACACTGTCTGCAATGACATTATCCCCAAGAGCATCACAGAGATTCGTCGGCTGAGTGCCAGACTGTCTGACTACCCGAGGGTCCTAAAGAAAGAAGATTTTGAAAGGACAGTTTTGACCATGGTCTACACAGCTTACAGGGCAGCTCGATCTCGGAAGCACCAGAAAGACTCTTGGGCCGAATCCTTCATCAGTCTCTACAAGGCCCTGAAGCATGACTTGATGTTCTCATGCAGCAAAAAGCCACTGCACTGAAGGAATTTATACACCA
Proteins encoded:
- the FAM180A gene encoding protein FAM180A, which produces MLFPDAQRFKRWSSSAPVSPVLQNSLDDVNMLFEFLLAEIEIDKNLRLSIKDEELASLRKAKEFDTVCNDIIPKSITEIRRLSARLSDYPRVLKKEDFERTVLTMVYTAYRAARSRKHQKDSWAESFISLYKALKHDLMFSCSKKPLH